In a single window of the Marinobacter bohaiensis genome:
- a CDS encoding tetratricopeptide repeat protein, with amino-acid sequence MGSSGLILQALAAEAAAFAGLFYLDDGLAQLVTYMTLHALACGLLTPVLLRLLPARYRGSPRRAAAFLFTIQFAIPFIGSLGVALGVLLALYLPRSTRELPWQEIDIPELPYRPIDTELQMFYSEGGLQQVLRDAADPEKRLKALIATRQMDSREAIVILRQALRDKTDDVRLLAYSMLEQKEKTLSHQIIRLQDALRTASDEQGLILQRRLAQLWWEMAYLGLAQGGLQRHYLENARATLLRLVDRRPRHGDYHLLGRVHLQLGQLDDARAAFEQAQALNAPPAKIQPYLAEVAFLQRDFANVRHHLSACPSTERDAGIESLKQAWL; translated from the coding sequence ATGGGCAGTAGCGGACTCATCCTCCAGGCCCTGGCGGCCGAAGCCGCTGCGTTCGCCGGCCTGTTCTATCTGGACGACGGGCTGGCGCAGCTGGTCACCTATATGACGCTTCACGCCCTGGCCTGCGGCTTGCTGACGCCGGTGCTGCTGAGGCTCCTGCCGGCCCGCTACCGTGGCTCTCCCCGCCGGGCCGCCGCGTTCCTGTTCACCATTCAGTTCGCCATCCCTTTTATCGGCAGCCTGGGGGTGGCGCTGGGGGTATTGCTGGCGCTTTACCTGCCACGCTCCACCCGCGAGCTGCCCTGGCAGGAAATCGACATTCCCGAATTGCCGTACCGGCCCATCGATACCGAATTGCAGATGTTCTATTCCGAGGGCGGGCTGCAACAGGTCCTGCGTGACGCCGCCGACCCCGAGAAGCGTCTCAAGGCCCTGATCGCCACACGCCAGATGGACAGCCGGGAAGCCATCGTTATTCTGCGCCAGGCCCTGCGGGACAAGACGGACGATGTCCGCCTGCTGGCCTACTCCATGCTCGAACAGAAGGAAAAGACGCTGTCTCACCAGATTATCCGTCTGCAGGATGCACTGCGGACCGCATCCGACGAGCAGGGCCTCATTCTCCAGCGGCGCCTGGCGCAGCTGTGGTGGGAAATGGCCTACCTCGGTCTCGCCCAGGGCGGGTTGCAGCGCCACTACCTGGAAAACGCACGGGCCACGCTGCTCCGCCTGGTCGACCGGCGCCCGAGGCATGGCGACTATCACCTGCTCGGCCGAGTCCACCTGCAACTCGGCCAACTCGACGACGCTCGCGCCGCCTTCGAGCAGGCACAGGCGCTGAACGCGCCCCCCGCGAAAATCCAGCCCTACCTGGCCGAAGTCGCCTTCCTGCAGCGGGATTTCGCCAACGTCCGACACCACCTGTCCGCCTGCCCGTCCACCGAGCGGGATGCGGGCATCGAATCTCTCAAACAGGCCTGGTTGTAA
- the pelF gene encoding GT4 family glycosyltransferase PelF, with protein MEKQAPPVKADIALLLEGTYPFIRGGVSSWVHQIIQGLPEYTFALIFMGGERSHYGEQQYELPANVRHLECHYLMDGHSEPKPRPRKGNRQAFDAQRDLHATFRSGEPASREIMQRVFADLGSSKGISFSDFLHSEASWEIIDDYYRRYCTEPSFVDYFWSVRIMHAPLFQLARIAREMPQVRMLHSISTGYAGLLGAMVSEQRQLPLALSEHGIYTKERKIDLSQAQWIHDPADQVSGTLNEQVGYIRQLWIRFFESIGRMTYQQADPIVSLYQGNQDRQHVDGAPTERTRIIPNGINPQQFERARKARPDHVPPVLGLVGRVVPIKDIKTFIRAMRTVCDQRPDAEGWIVGPEDEDEAYVRECKELVQSLGLDKRVRFLGFQNIQDILPQLGLMVLTSISEALPLVILEAHAAGLPCLATDVGSCRELLEGNQPEDRALGASGAVVPIADPEATAREAVRLLGDEQAWYAAQRAGLERVERYYTLDSMFEAYRDIYRKGTTA; from the coding sequence ATGGAGAAACAAGCGCCTCCCGTCAAAGCCGACATTGCCCTCCTGCTGGAGGGCACCTATCCGTTCATCCGCGGCGGCGTCTCGTCCTGGGTCCACCAGATCATCCAGGGCCTGCCGGAGTACACCTTCGCGCTGATTTTCATGGGTGGCGAACGCAGTCATTACGGTGAGCAGCAGTACGAGCTACCGGCCAACGTGCGTCACCTGGAATGCCATTACCTGATGGACGGGCACAGCGAGCCCAAGCCCCGCCCCCGCAAGGGCAACCGCCAGGCGTTCGACGCCCAGCGCGACCTGCACGCGACCTTCCGTTCCGGCGAACCGGCCTCCCGGGAGATCATGCAGCGGGTGTTCGCCGATCTGGGCTCGTCGAAAGGCATCAGCTTCTCGGACTTCCTGCACAGCGAAGCCAGTTGGGAGATCATCGACGATTACTACCGTCGTTACTGCACCGAGCCCTCCTTCGTCGACTATTTCTGGTCGGTGCGGATCATGCACGCCCCGCTGTTCCAGCTGGCGCGCATCGCCCGGGAGATGCCGCAGGTCCGGATGCTCCACTCGATTTCCACCGGTTACGCCGGTCTGCTGGGCGCCATGGTCAGCGAACAGCGCCAACTGCCGCTCGCGCTGTCGGAACACGGCATCTACACCAAGGAACGTAAAATCGATCTGTCCCAGGCGCAATGGATTCACGATCCCGCCGATCAGGTCAGCGGCACGCTCAACGAGCAGGTGGGCTATATCCGCCAGCTGTGGATTCGTTTTTTCGAATCCATCGGGCGCATGACCTACCAGCAGGCCGACCCCATCGTGTCGCTGTACCAGGGCAACCAGGACCGGCAGCACGTCGACGGCGCCCCCACGGAACGCACACGGATCATCCCCAACGGCATCAACCCGCAACAGTTCGAACGCGCGCGAAAAGCCCGACCGGATCACGTGCCTCCGGTATTGGGGCTGGTCGGGCGAGTGGTGCCGATCAAGGACATCAAGACCTTCATTCGCGCCATGCGGACCGTGTGCGACCAGCGGCCCGACGCCGAAGGCTGGATCGTCGGCCCGGAAGACGAGGACGAGGCCTACGTGCGGGAATGCAAGGAGCTGGTTCAGAGCCTGGGGCTGGACAAGCGGGTGCGCTTCCTCGGTTTCCAGAATATCCAGGACATCCTGCCGCAGCTGGGCCTGATGGTGCTGACGTCCATTTCCGAGGCGTTGCCACTGGTGATCCTCGAAGCCCACGCGGCGGGGCTCCCGTGCCTGGCGACGGATGTGGGCTCGTGCCGGGAACTGCTGGAAGGCAACCAGCCCGAGGACCGGGCCCTGGGCGCCAGCGGGGCGGTGGTGCCCATTGCCGATCCAGAAGCCACGGCGCGGGAGGCGGTGCGCCTGCTGGGTGACGAGCAGGCCTGGTACGCCGCCCAACGGGCCGGACTCGAACGCGTGGAACGCTACTACACGCTCGACAGCATGTTCGAGGCGTACCGCGACATCTACCGGAAAGGAACGACAGCATAA
- the pelG gene encoding exopolysaccharide Pel transporter PelG, with amino-acid sequence MAGIGFEIRRILRRESFLNLIEAYGLAGIISSGPWVLSVLGVMVIGILSLSMAVDDREIIQFLVSVTYLMAISLVVSGVFQHVFTRWVADRLYEKKNELILPNLMGLIWVTTLMAGVIGGLAVAFLLDGTSTIYRLLMFGNFVVLCNLWLVTIFLSSMKSYRRIVILFALGYATAVVAATRLADWGLEGLLTGILLGHSLLFFSFFYSIIRQYPGESFIRFDFIRRRQIFPSLILTGLLFNAAVWADKFIFWFYPPTSQPIIGELRASVIYDLPIFLAYLSIIPGMAVFLVRMETDFAEAYDRFYRAVREGDTLARINQFRDEMVLIARNGIYEIFKVQGLTIVVLFLWSEDILSAIGISPLYLALFRIDLVAVGIQLLLLAIQNVLFYLDARGVNVALCSLFFFGNIAFTLLTLELGASFYGYGFAGGALLAVLGGLFLLSRKFDRLEYETFMLQGR; translated from the coding sequence ATGGCCGGCATCGGTTTCGAGATTCGCCGCATCCTGCGACGCGAGAGCTTCCTCAACCTGATTGAAGCCTACGGGCTGGCGGGGATTATCAGCTCCGGCCCGTGGGTGCTGTCCGTCCTGGGGGTGATGGTCATCGGCATACTCAGCCTGTCGATGGCGGTCGATGATCGAGAAATCATCCAGTTTCTGGTTTCGGTGACCTACCTGATGGCGATCTCGCTGGTGGTTTCCGGGGTGTTCCAGCACGTTTTTACCCGCTGGGTCGCCGACCGCCTGTACGAGAAGAAAAACGAGTTGATCCTGCCCAACCTGATGGGGCTGATCTGGGTCACCACCCTGATGGCCGGCGTCATCGGTGGCCTGGCCGTTGCCTTTCTGCTGGACGGCACCTCGACGATCTACCGGCTGCTTATGTTCGGCAACTTCGTGGTGCTGTGTAACCTGTGGCTGGTCACCATTTTCCTGTCCAGCATGAAATCCTATCGCCGCATCGTGATTCTCTTTGCGCTGGGCTACGCCACCGCGGTCGTGGCCGCCACCCGCCTGGCCGACTGGGGGCTGGAAGGTCTGTTGACCGGCATCCTGCTGGGCCACAGCCTGCTGTTCTTCAGTTTCTTCTATTCCATCATCCGCCAGTACCCCGGCGAGAGCTTCATCCGCTTCGACTTTATCCGTCGCCGCCAGATCTTCCCGTCGCTGATTCTCACCGGGTTGCTGTTCAACGCCGCGGTGTGGGCGGACAAGTTCATCTTCTGGTTCTACCCGCCCACCTCGCAGCCGATCATCGGCGAACTGCGGGCGTCGGTCATCTACGATCTCCCGATTTTCCTGGCCTATCTGTCGATCATCCCCGGGATGGCGGTATTTCTCGTACGCATGGAAACCGATTTCGCCGAAGCCTATGACCGCTTCTACCGGGCCGTCCGCGAGGGCGACACCCTGGCGCGCATCAATCAGTTCCGCGACGAGATGGTGCTCATCGCCCGCAACGGTATCTATGAAATTTTCAAGGTGCAGGGCCTGACCATCGTGGTCCTGTTCCTCTGGAGCGAAGACATCCTCTCGGCCATTGGCATCTCTCCGCTCTATCTGGCGCTGTTCCGCATCGACCTGGTGGCGGTAGGCATCCAGCTGTTGCTGCTCGCTATCCAGAACGTGCTGTTCTACCTCGATGCACGCGGGGTCAACGTCGCGCTTTGCAGCCTGTTCTTCTTCGGCAACATTGCCTTCACCCTGCTGACGCTGGAACTGGGTGCGTCGTTTTACGGCTACGGCTTCGCCGGGGGCGCCCTGCTGGCGGTTCTGGGCGGGCTGTTCCTGTTGTCACGCAAATTCGACCGACTCGAGTACGAGACCTTCATGTTGCAGGGACGCTAG
- a CDS encoding glycerophosphodiester phosphodiesterase family protein, whose protein sequence is MTNARYCPWLLSLAVLFTVMGSADLQAGWGHGKDDDRDRDRHGHHDRSWNDNTHTVQLGPRPYYLVNDMDEGPLKRKLQSCMNQPMKRSDFSIGHRGAPLQFPEHTRESYVAAARMGAGVIECDVAFTKDRELVCRHAQNDLHTTTDIVTIPELNAKCTQPFVAADPASGTPARAECRTSDLTLAEFRQLTGKMDGFNPDATTPEEYVQGTANWRTDLYATEGTLMTHKESIKLFRELGVQFTPELKTPVVDMPFEGDYTQADYARQLIEDYREAGIDPSDVWPQSFQLDDVLYWINHTPAYGQQAVFLDQRANEPDVTSLAYLQSLKSQGVNVVAPPLWKMLTLDPRGEIVPSEYARNARSAGLEMIAWSLERSGPLASGGGWYYQSVNDAIDNDGDMFTVVDVLARDVGVMAIFSDWPATTTFYANCMKL, encoded by the coding sequence ATGACGAATGCACGTTATTGCCCGTGGTTGCTGTCACTGGCCGTTCTCTTCACCGTCATGGGCAGTGCCGACCTGCAGGCCGGCTGGGGCCATGGCAAGGACGACGACCGTGACCGCGACCGACACGGCCACCATGATCGCAGCTGGAACGACAACACCCACACGGTCCAGCTGGGGCCGCGCCCCTATTACCTCGTCAACGATATGGACGAGGGACCGCTCAAGCGCAAATTACAGTCCTGCATGAACCAGCCGATGAAACGCTCCGACTTCTCCATCGGCCACCGCGGCGCGCCGCTGCAGTTCCCCGAGCATACCCGCGAGTCCTACGTGGCGGCGGCCCGCATGGGCGCCGGGGTGATCGAGTGCGACGTGGCGTTCACCAAGGACCGGGAACTGGTGTGTCGCCACGCCCAGAACGACCTGCACACCACCACCGACATCGTCACCATTCCCGAGCTGAACGCCAAGTGCACCCAGCCGTTCGTGGCCGCCGATCCCGCCAGCGGCACGCCGGCCCGGGCGGAATGCCGCACCAGCGACCTGACCCTGGCGGAGTTCAGGCAGCTGACCGGCAAGATGGACGGCTTCAACCCGGACGCCACCACCCCGGAAGAATACGTTCAGGGCACCGCTAACTGGCGCACCGACCTCTACGCCACGGAAGGCACCCTGATGACCCACAAGGAGAGCATCAAACTGTTCCGCGAGCTGGGCGTCCAGTTCACGCCGGAACTCAAGACGCCGGTGGTGGATATGCCGTTCGAGGGGGATTACACCCAGGCGGATTACGCCCGCCAGCTGATCGAGGATTACCGCGAAGCCGGTATCGATCCGTCGGACGTGTGGCCGCAATCCTTCCAGTTGGACGATGTGCTCTACTGGATCAACCACACGCCGGCCTACGGCCAGCAGGCGGTGTTCCTGGACCAGCGCGCCAACGAGCCCGACGTGACGTCACTGGCGTACCTGCAATCCCTCAAGAGTCAGGGGGTGAATGTGGTCGCCCCGCCCCTGTGGAAGATGCTGACCCTGGACCCGCGCGGTGAGATCGTGCCCTCTGAATACGCCCGCAACGCCCGCTCCGCCGGACTCGAGATGATCGCCTGGAGCCTGGAGCGCAGCGGCCCGCTGGCTTCCGGGGGCGGCTGGTACTACCAGTCGGTGAACGACGCCATCGACAACGACGGCGACATGTTCACCGTCGTCGACGTGCTGGCCCGGGACGTGGGCGTGATGGCCATCTTCTCCGACTGGCCGGCCACCACGACCTTCTACGCCAACTGCATGAAGCTGTGA
- a CDS encoding lysophospholipid acyltransferase family protein, producing MKALKTVWIFFWAIALTLVLFLPIVLAALLGRRGDMAFHGTQVYAWVLFKMVGVRLRVTGLENIEPGQRYVILSNHASYLDPPALVLALRIQYRWVIKKELRKVPLFGLALEASRNLFIDRSKGSDAMQSIREAVGQLPDGTGVLLFPEGTRSWDGQLLPFKKGGFVIAKDSQLPILPITIRGSHDCLPKGTGAFRPGTIEVVVHPPIPTDDLELDELMDETRERIASRLPLPERARKATHVPSG from the coding sequence ATGAAAGCCCTGAAAACAGTCTGGATTTTTTTCTGGGCCATTGCCCTGACTCTAGTGCTCTTCCTGCCGATTGTCCTGGCCGCACTGCTGGGCCGGCGTGGCGATATGGCGTTTCACGGCACCCAGGTTTATGCATGGGTGCTGTTCAAGATGGTGGGTGTACGCCTGCGTGTGACTGGGCTTGAGAACATCGAACCGGGCCAGCGCTACGTCATTCTCAGCAATCACGCCTCGTATCTGGACCCGCCGGCTCTGGTGTTGGCTCTGAGGATCCAGTATCGCTGGGTGATCAAGAAGGAGCTGCGCAAGGTGCCGCTGTTCGGACTGGCGCTGGAGGCCTCCCGCAACCTGTTCATCGACCGTTCCAAAGGCAGTGACGCCATGCAGAGTATTCGCGAGGCGGTCGGGCAGTTACCGGACGGCACCGGCGTGTTGCTGTTTCCGGAAGGCACCCGCAGCTGGGATGGTCAGTTGCTGCCGTTCAAGAAGGGTGGCTTCGTGATCGCCAAGGACAGTCAACTGCCGATCCTGCCGATCACCATTCGCGGCTCCCACGACTGTCTGCCCAAGGGCACCGGCGCGTTTCGGCCCGGTACCATCGAGGTGGTGGTGCACCCGCCGATTCCCACCGACGACCTGGAACTGGATGAGCTGATGGACGAAACCCGGGAACGGATCGCCAGCCGTTTGCCGCTGCCCGAGCGGGCCCGGAAAGCGACTCATGTCCCGTCCGGTTGA